Part of the Cydia pomonella isolate Wapato2018A chromosome 5, ilCydPomo1, whole genome shotgun sequence genome is shown below.
agataataaattatattatagaatataaGCCGTTGAAATTTGAGACATATTCTTCAAATAATGAAGAGGTCTATTTAGAAAGGATTTTTGAAAATTCGCCCCTAAAGTGGATAAACACGAGGTTAGaagttttttgtgtttttttttttatcataaacatTAATGTAACAGTAAACCTTAATCATAATCTAAATCGAGGCTTAAACTACGagtagcaagaacttgcatgcaatttacgcCGCATTGCCGACTACTAAAGTGAACTGCATTCAAAAGTTTGATCAGacaccgcaatgtaatgaaaattgcataaaagttcttgctagtctaaaccTCGCTTAATGATTGTTTTTTGCCATGTGCAGAAATGTTCCAGACCAGGAAGAGAGTTAGTAGGCGATTATATCAGCGTGTGCAACACTCCATACTCTAAGCCCCAACTGCGCTCGCTTATGCTGGGTACCGATATCACTACTATTCCGTTCTGGGCTGTATACATCGGGTGCTCTCATACTATCCCTGGCTGCTCGCGTCTCGAAGTGCAAGTGACGCAGTACTGCAAGATGGTGACGGCGCCAACGCCGCCGGTCGGAAATGTGTTGGGTTAACGTGGTGATCAATGCACTTAGCTAAGTGTTAATTCTGTATAGAAAACGCCGATAGAAacttaaaaattgtttgttcgAATCTGCCATCTCAATACGTTGTATCGATTGGTCGATAAAAGATTATCAATAAAACTCGTGTTGACAGTTGCAAACAGactcattttatttcgttttaaatATCGTCGTTGAGAATTCCAAATCCGTTATGTGCTCGATTTTTAATTGACAAATAGTTACCTAGCAGAAAAATAGACCTGGCCGACGGCAGCACTGGTATACAAATGCATGGAATGcatattaaataatgattttgttacatttttaacaGTTATCTTGGATATGTCACCAAGCCTGTTACAGCGATTTGATAAGTGTCATCTGACATTGATAATGAAATAAAGGACTTTAATATgtcaatatatattaaaatcaaataaagcatttattcccaagatattttatttgaacCCATTAAGTATTGAAAGAATGTAGTTTTTGTTTGAATACATTCGCAGTATTAGAGACCAAATGGACACATTACCtacatgattaaataaataattaataaataaatattataggacattagccccgcagtaagctcaataaggcctgtgtctgtgggtactaagacaacgatatatataatattttttttttttgccctctctaggatttgaacccgtgagAAAAGTATGAGAAGTTTCAGAAAATGTTCGATGTAAAATGTttctcatgaaataaaactatgcctTCATTAGCAAgccaatgaaaatattattctatttcAATTTAACAAGATTAACATTTCTTTAACctagtttctatttttaatatttaggatTGAATATTATTATCTAGTCTTtgcaggggcggattaagaaggcgcggggcccttagcacaatagctcgcggggcccccctggtttgaaaaaaaaatgattaagtgCGACTCGGattcgcaccccgaggattcagtaccatcacaacatttttacgatgtcttaatttttgtcCACTCGTTCtctattagtttttaacatgttatgcagtgtattttttagggtttcgtagtcacctagaaactcttatataagcagtttcaccatgtccgtctgtccgagggtttgctccgtgatctttagtgctagatagggtaaaggcacctattaccgtggtagttaaggaacttttcaaaagagatccaaaaattaagggtatcaatgctgtctaacagccaggattttttttttcatcagagtatttaatgaactttccgtttcacacgtttttggattcattttgggttattatatgtattaaaatattttttgaagccaaaatgaccaaatcttctattaccgtggcaagggacaggctgtgattctattatcgcgaattgagctttcattaccgagggtacaattggcatgatttttctgcactcgttaacagaaaccaaactcaaaattcgaaacctaataccgagggttaaaacaataataacgacgtgggttctgtatattatttttgtgtcattaagtttaataatgacacaaaaataaaaaataaaactataggagtatgtttaaaaataagagatgtattcgaagagattataattacactttggcacaatcaaatactattaaatagttaacttaccaagtacccacgagtacctgtaaaacaagttataagttgaatgttttacatgtaaaacaacaaaaattattgttagtaaagttttactaaggacgtatatgacaaa
Proteins encoded:
- the LOC133518310 gene encoding uncharacterized protein LOC133518310 codes for the protein MSPTPPLARSLLALAALLAAADATTNPFCDSLSRGQQTDDYEYFVLTGTGDATTKIPDKCSRPGRELVGDYISVCNTPYSKPQLRSLMLGTDITTIPFWAVYIGCSHTIPGCSRLEVQVTQYCKMVTAPTPPVGNVLG